The segment GATGGGATGGGCATGGCCTGGAGCCATGtagcctgggcatccctgtgTGCTCTTTAATGCTTCTGGGTGTCAAATGGATTTCTGGTATTCCAGGAAGTGATGCAAAAGTCGTTTAGTTAAAAATGGCTAGAAAATAGTGATTCTGGAGTGAGCATGATGTCATTAAAGAGAGCAAACTGCTGACAAACTTGGGTAGGGGCATGGGCCTGCTGTGTCAGCTGGTTTTGTGCTGGACTCCCTCCCACccttctcccctcctgcccttgcACAGCCAGCTTAAAAGGGACCCAGGAGCCCACTGTGGCCATGGGAAAGCCTTCTTCCATCCCTGCATGGCTTggatggagccagagctgccttttcATGCTCAGCATGGATCTCTTGAGAGACAAGCATTTTGGGGAGACTCACCGCATTGATTCCCGAGAACTGCTGGGATATTTGCACCATCAGCGCCACAATGACAGCCTGCCTGTACTTGGAAGAGGTGAAAAGCTGTCTTATGGAGACTTTCTTTTCACTAGCAgcttcttgcttttccttttccatctcttcaaTCTCTTTCATTGGATCACAGTTTCCTCTAAGCCTTTTCAaatcttagggaaaaaaaagattgaaattttattttcagtggtaGGTAAGTTGTATATGTAAGGACAAGAATCTCTTTAGGCAAAACTCAAGGTAAGCCAAGGATCCAGGGTGCATCTGCTCAGTcaggggcagcagcacatcAGTTCTGCAACAGCCCTGAGATCACTCTCAAGCCTCatccctcagcagtgctgcttagTCCCATGCAAATGTCTCATTAATTTTTGATCCAGCCCTGGTTTGTATCTCATCAGCTCAGAGCATGAGATGGAGCAGGCACAGTCACATGTGAGTCCTCAGCcaggcttttccttctctgttttgtaCTATGTCAAGTTGAAAACCAACTCTAGATAAGCCCAGAATctctttcttactttttttaGCTTCCTCCACCTTCCCCAGTTTGATGTAAAGATAGCGGGGGCTCTCAGGGCACAGTAAGAGCAGGAAgaactgcagcagggcagccacgCCAGACAGACCAAGGAGCAGGGGCCACATCTCATCATTGCCCAGAAGAAAGTCTAGTCCAAGGATCTGGAATAATTGAGGCATATTTGAATGGAACATTTTGCACCCTAACAAGAGAAAGCAATTTACCACTATGGTGGTTTGAAGTGAATAGCTGGGGGAAAACTAGAACAAATACCAACTCTTTTTCtggatgtgtttgttttctgtactTTTATGTCCCCACCAGTTGTGTAGCTGGGACTTGTGCTACGGTGGGCAATGCTGATGGGGGCTTTGGGCTCCCTACTTCCCTGATGAAGCCATTTTTGAGAACCTGATTATCAGGCATCTCATGCTCACGATCCAGCATGACACTGATGAGATGCTGAAAATAATTctacagggaaaggagaaattgtttgcagaagtatttttttatttcttgagaaGTTGTCTTTGTTAAGACACCTCTTACTGAAGGCAGGGGTTCAACCCCATTAAACCCCCCCATTAAGATTGTTTTGCACACTCTTTCAGTTTCGGAGTGGAATGGTGAACAATAGCCCAGTATATCACTATGGTTCTCCTATTCTCTGAAGCACCCTGTCTGGAtgtgtgtgttttcctgctTACCTGGCTGAAGAGGATGCCCGTGACAATTGCGAGCTGgtgcagtgtccccagtgctccTCGAAGGGCCGTGGGAGAGACCTCGCTGACATACATGGGCACGAGTCCAGAGGagagccctgtgcagagcacacGTGGGTGTCACCTCTTCCAGACACAGCTCAGCAACCAGCAGAAACCACTTCCCAAGCAAGAAAGGAGGATGGAGCCTGTGTGCTGCATCCCACGCACCACTAAGCCCCTCACATCTGGCTGGGAACCTCCTGCACCTTGGAAAGGTGTTGGGATGTCCCTGCATTCAGAGCCCCAAACTGGGAAGTCTTTTTACTTGAACACACAcatcagagcacagagcagggattaCCTGCTGAAGTTATCACAGGGTGAAGAGCCTTCTTAAAACTTGCCTTGAAACCACAGAGTGGAGTATTGTATTTGCATACCAGTAACAGTATACAGAGCTGTTATTTCCAAACTAATTCTAATGTAATTCCCAATTATTTGCTGGCTATATCCTCTTTGTGCACAGTGGTCCTGTGCTCTCTGTCTAGGGAACGTGTTAACCAGTCTGGCTAGGGATGTGCTCTTGCGGGAGCCACCAGCAAGACCCATCCTTGAGATACAGAGGGACCTGCTCCTTTCAGGATGTGTAAAATGAAGATTATGATACAGCCAACCCAAACACTTCTGGGAAAGACCCTAGATCAAGAAGGGCGGACATagggagaagagggaaattCCCACCTGTGAAACCCCttctgaactaaaaaaaaaggattaaaaaatatGGGAAACTCTGAACTGCAGCCCTGGACACGCTACCAGGGAGCTGCTTTCAGTGGCTGACCCAGCCTGGACTCACCGCAGTACAGCCCCGTGACCGCTCTCCCAGAGATGATGAGGATGTGGGATGGCCCAAATTTCGCCAGCCCCATGAGGAGGTTCCCAGCAATGGAGAGGACGTTCACCACCAGCATGGCTTTCActctgcaaggcagcagcagcacagctcctctggcacCTCACTCAGCCAAAGCAGCCATTGCAACACACAAGAGGAACTGTGAAGTCACTTAATCAGTACTACAGGGGAAAAACAATGATAGCAGGCACTGCAAAATACAGGGACCAGGGTACAATCAGAGTAGTTAAAATGATATTATAAATGATACTTTACATCCTGTGCAAATACCATGCAGAtgtccttctcttccttttgccatggaaagaaaagggggaattCAGAGCTTAATCAAGGCAGCTCATCAGCTGCTCTCTGAAACACTCAAGTTGCAATAAAATGTCTGAGTTGTGACTGAGGATTTTGAAAAGCCCAACCTCTCTGATGGTTTTAAATGGTATTTTGGAAGTTGGGatggttgtttttcctttttttcctaaattgcTGAAAATAACACAAATGGTATTTCTACAGGGAGGAAATGGTTCTATGGGAAAAAATCAGTCAGAAGGGTTTGGGCTGTGGCCCAGAGTCAGAGCACACATGAGCCTCTCACCTCCCAAGCCGGTCGCCGATCCAGCCCACAGTGAAGGAGGAGACCATACCCCCAATGGCGAACACGGACACAGACAGGGACCAGTACATGGTGAGGATGTGTGGGGAGGTAGCAAGGTCCTCACTGATGTCAGTCGGGGCTGGGAGTGTGCCttctgtgccagcctggaggAATGTGCCATCCTCCCCAGAGGCATTGGTGGCATATTTGTCTGGAGAGACAATGCCCAGCACACGCCCGTAGTGTGCTTCTATCACCTGGGACaggtaaagaagaaaaatgtcatcGGCTGAGATCTATAACCACCCCAACCCCTGTTTTGGATTTTATTCTGCCTCAGAAAAAGATATGCattgcaggctctgcaggggtAAAATCTTGGGGTAACCCAGCTCCACAACACCCAGaccacagcagggagggaccACGATGGCAGGCACAAAGCATTccccctcctggggctgggatgagcGTGGTGTTTGGATTTGGCACTAGATTTGGTGGGGGGGTGCAGTCCCTTGGCTCAAGTACAGGGACCATGCTGCAGT is part of the Serinus canaria isolate serCan28SL12 chromosome 9, serCan2020, whole genome shotgun sequence genome and harbors:
- the SLC2A2 gene encoding solute carrier family 2, facilitated glucose transporter member 2; amino-acid sequence: MQTEKHLTGTLVLSVFTAVLGFFQYGYSLGVINAPQKVIEAHYGRVLGIVSPDKYATNASGEDGTFLQAGTEGTLPAPTDISEDLATSPHILTMYWSLSVSVFAIGGMVSSFTVGWIGDRLGRVKAMLVVNVLSIAGNLLMGLAKFGPSHILIISGRAVTGLYCGLSSGLVPMYVSEVSPTALRGALGTLHQLAIVTGILFSQILGLDFLLGNDEMWPLLLGLSGVAALLQFFLLLLCPESPRYLYIKLGKVEEAKKNLKRLRGNCDPMKEIEEMEKEKQEAASEKKVSIRQLFTSSKYRQAVIVALMVQISQQFSGINAIFYYSTNIFERAGVDQPVYATIGVGVVNTVFTVISVFLVEKAGRRSLFLAGLMGMLVSAVAMTVGLVLLDLCGPYVFAIFAGLLLIFFLFAHFKVPETKGKSFEEIAAVFRRKKLSAKAMTELQDLRRSEEA